A window of the Candidatus Nitrosotalea okcheonensis genome harbors these coding sequences:
- the glyS gene encoding glycine--tRNA ligase, producing MNYDQIIQLALERGFYFPSCEIYSDAHAGFWEYGPSGVSLKNKFIELWRRELVRRDRMWEIDGSQIMSENVFVASGHLASFADPIAMCTKCKSIFRADKMIEEITSITIPESADLVEFDKVIQEKNIKCPKCKGSFESIKKFNMMFKVGIGAQGESAYLRPETCQSIFVDFPRLFKTMRGKLPIGIAQIGKSFRNEISPRQSLLRLREFYQAEIEVFCNPANLDDLPKFSEVENTQIRIMVDDTIKSMTCKEALDSGLVPNKLVAYYLGLLVEFYQKTGIDVSRSRFRKLGEKEKAFYATVAFDFEVETNIGWLELVACNYRSDYDLKSHGNTSKEKFEVMDDETKVLPHVFEISMGIDRSLYTMIEHRLREDKENDRVVLSLEPYLSPVHVGILSLVKKDGLAEKTDEVYMMLRKKYDTFLDHSGAIGRRYRRLDEVGAPFAVTIDHQTLEDNTVTIRNRDSMSQERIKISDLDSHLARATAFP from the coding sequence ATGAATTACGATCAAATAATACAACTTGCACTGGAGCGTGGATTTTATTTTCCAAGCTGTGAGATTTACTCTGATGCACATGCAGGATTTTGGGAGTATGGTCCCTCAGGAGTCAGTCTAAAGAACAAGTTCATTGAATTGTGGAGAAGAGAACTGGTAAGGAGAGACAGGATGTGGGAGATTGACGGTTCGCAGATAATGTCAGAAAATGTTTTTGTCGCGTCAGGTCACTTGGCAAGTTTTGCAGATCCAATCGCAATGTGTACAAAATGTAAATCCATCTTTAGGGCAGACAAGATGATAGAAGAGATCACTTCAATTACTATCCCAGAAAGTGCAGATTTGGTAGAGTTTGATAAAGTGATACAGGAAAAAAACATCAAGTGTCCCAAATGCAAGGGAAGTTTTGAAAGTATCAAGAAATTCAACATGATGTTCAAGGTTGGAATAGGAGCCCAGGGAGAATCAGCATATCTCAGGCCAGAGACATGTCAATCCATCTTTGTTGATTTTCCAAGGCTGTTCAAGACAATGCGAGGAAAGCTTCCGATTGGTATTGCTCAGATAGGAAAAAGTTTTAGAAATGAGATCTCGCCAAGGCAGAGCCTTCTTAGATTAAGAGAATTTTATCAGGCAGAAATTGAAGTATTTTGCAATCCAGCCAATCTTGATGATCTGCCCAAGTTCTCAGAGGTTGAAAATACTCAGATAAGAATAATGGTAGACGATACCATAAAGAGTATGACGTGTAAGGAGGCACTGGATTCAGGCCTGGTCCCAAACAAGCTAGTTGCATATTACCTTGGACTACTTGTAGAGTTTTACCAAAAGACAGGAATTGATGTATCAAGGAGCAGGTTTAGAAAGCTAGGAGAAAAGGAAAAGGCATTCTATGCAACAGTTGCATTTGATTTTGAGGTTGAGACCAACATAGGCTGGCTTGAGCTTGTTGCATGCAACTACAGATCTGATTATGACTTGAAAAGCCATGGTAATACAAGCAAAGAAAAATTTGAGGTGATGGACGATGAAACAAAGGTCCTGCCACATGTATTTGAAATATCAATGGGAATAGACCGAAGCCTGTATACCATGATAGAGCATAGACTCCGAGAAGACAAGGAAAATGACAGGGTTGTACTTTCCTTAGAGCCATACTTGTCTCCAGTCCATGTAGGTATCTTGTCTCTTGTAAAAAAAGACGGATTGGCAGAAAAGACTGACGAGGTGTATATGATGCTAAGAAAAAAATATGATACATTTTTGGACCACTCTGGTGCAATAGGAAGAAGATATAGAAGATTGGATGAGGTTGGCGCTCCTTTTGCAGTAACAATTGATCACCAGACATTGGAAGACAATACTGTCACAATACGAAACCGAGACTCGATGAGTCAAGAAAGAATAAAAATTTCAGATCTTGACTCTCATCTTGCAAGGGCTACTGCATTTCCCTAA